Within Myceligenerans xiligouense, the genomic segment GGCTTCACCAAGACCGCCGTGCTTGGGAGCGTGCGCAACATTGGACCGACCGCGCTCTGACGTGGTCGCACCAGCTCGGCGACGACTACTCGATCGCTGCCATCCTGATCCGGAAGGCACATATCGCGAATGATCACGGAGACGGCAATGAGGCGGTCGAACTGGCTGAGGCGGCGGGCCGTGCTGCGCCTCCCGGGACCCGACTCGGTGCCGTCGCTGCGGCTTTCGCGGGGCATGGCGCAGCTCTGGCAGGTAACCGCGCGACCAGCGAGCGTGCCTTTGATCGTGCTCGCGATCTGGCGGAAGACGCGGATACAGACCCTTCCTACGGCTTCTTCCTGGATCAGTCATACATAGACGTCCACCAGGCGCACGGGCGGGTCGCGCTCGGTGACCACCGCGTTGCCGCTGATCAATTCGGCCAGGCGATCAGCGGCATGCGCTCTGGGTTCACCCGGGATCAAGCTGTCTACGCGGCGCGGCAAGCGGTCGCCTACGCGAAGGCAGGCGAGGTCGAGCCTGCGGCTCAGCTCGGGCGAACCGCCATGGAGGTTGGCGTCAGTACCGGCTCGGAGCGGATTCTGACCCATGTTCGCGCGTTGCACGGGATATTCGACCCGGGCACTGCGCAGACTGAAGTCGCCGCGTTCCGTGACGCTGGGAAGCGGTGGGCCGTCCTCGCATCCTGAATAGGCCCGTTCACATCGAGGATGTCACGCTCTTGCGCAACCGACTATCGAAGGAGACTGACAGTGACCGAGCTTGATCACCACCACTGGATGAACCGGGCCATTGAACTCGCGGAGAAATGCCCACGGGTCGAAGGCGCGTTTTCGGTCGGCGCGGTCATCGTGGGTAGCGATGGCGTTGAGATCTCCTACGGCTACTCCAGGGAGACCGACCCGAAGGTGCACGCCGAGGAGTCCGCCCTCGACAAGCTCGACGCCGACGATCCGCGCTTGGCTCAGGCCACGATCTACAGCACCCTCGAACCATGCTCGGAACGCGCGACGAAGACCCGGCCGCCGTGCACCGACCGAATCCTGCGGGCAGGGATTCCGCGTGTGGTCATCGCCTGGCGGGAGCCGTCGACGTTTGTCGCTGAGTGCGTCGGAGTGGAGAAGCTTCAGCAGGAAGGCGTGCAGGTCGTCGAACTGGCGGACCTTGCCGACGCCGCCATGGCGATGAATCGGCACCTCGATCTGTCTTGAGACTCACCAACCCGAAGCGGGAGGAGATCTGTGCCCGCGAGACAGAACACTCGCGCACCTTGGTGTCCGAGCAGCGAGTGGTGTGTCGGTCCTCGTCGAAAAGACGACGTCGCGGATCGGGTTTCCCGTCCAGTTCCACGCTTGGATCGAGGTCGACGACGCGCCCGTCGCCGAGGCGCCCTCCAGCAGCCGGATCACCGCCCTGCTCACCACCATGACCCATGGAGCTCACCATCAACGAGGACACCGCACCTGACCTGTGGCTCACCCACGACGGCGTCGGGCTGGGCCCGCTGCGCGCCGACCTGCTGGAGTCGTACTGGCGCTGGGAGAACTCCCTGCCCGTGATGGCCGGCTACGCCCGCCAGACCCCTGAGTCACTTACCGAACGCACCGCCGGGCTCGACCACCAGCTCTCGGACACCGAGACCCAGACCCGCTTCACCATCTACCGCGACCACACCGACAGCAGTGACGGCGAGGTGTGGCGGCCGGTCGGCATGGCCTCCCTGCTCGTCGACGACCGCTACCGCACCGCCGAGTTCTTCATCTACATCGGCGAACCTGCCGAACGCGGCCGGGGAACCGGAACCGCCGCGACCACCATGGTGCTGGACTGGGCGTTCCACG encodes:
- a CDS encoding GNAT family N-acetyltransferase, with the protein product MELTINEDTAPDLWLTHDGVGLGPLRADLLESYWRWENSLPVMAGYARQTPESLTERTAGLDHQLSDTETQTRFTIYRDHTDSSDGEVWRPVGMASLLVDDRYRTAEFFIYIGEPAERGRGTGTAATTMVLDWAFHVAALRCVHLSVIAQNTGAIRSYEKAGFRIVGTRRRTGSWLGQPADEVIMDAIPEDYTGPRLVEAAVLGTAPGTPRQVRPS
- a CDS encoding deaminase, which translates into the protein MTELDHHHWMNRAIELAEKCPRVEGAFSVGAVIVGSDGVEISYGYSRETDPKVHAEESALDKLDADDPRLAQATIYSTLEPCSERATKTRPPCTDRILRAGIPRVVIAWREPSTFVAECVGVEKLQQEGVQVVELADLADAAMAMNRHLDLS
- a CDS encoding helix-turn-helix domain-containing protein — protein: MQTRRTELAVRRRVCGLSQESLAAVLEVDRTTVARWEAGISAPLPWVRPKLAEALGVTADELSDLLDEIPASAPDSRTEVGTGMSGSGLIATAAPWALDRGPTLVESTAGDPAFDRRDFLVLSAGTAVGIAHDWLAVDPTLAVAGGEAPAAVLADAPQIDQVEHFHRLRLALIESDNLHGARSVIPLTEQSIERIGQLRRVGIGEPTATQRMRILYAEFAAWLHQDRRAWERAQHWTDRALTWSHQLGDDYSIAAILIRKAHIANDHGDGNEAVELAEAAGRAAPPGTRLGAVAAAFAGHGAALAGNRATSERAFDRARDLAEDADTDPSYGFFLDQSYIDVHQAHGRVALGDHRVAADQFGQAISGMRSGFTRDQAVYAARQAVAYAKAGEVEPAAQLGRTAMEVGVSTGSERILTHVRALHGIFDPGTAQTEVAAFRDAGKRWAVLAS